AAATAAATAAGGATACTGATAGATAGCCATTCACCTTTTTTCTTTTTTCAAGCCTTTTTCCAAATCTTCCATTAAATATTTCGATATTTATTTGGTTATGATTAAAAGACCGCAACAGCCAAATAAACACTTACTATTTAAATACTAATTTCTAAAATTTTCGCTTATTAAATTACATTAAACAAAAAGTTTAACAGAATTTGCTTGATAAAATGGTGGGCTATAATTCATTTTTAATTTGACTTAATCTAACCAAATCATCTATAAAAGTGTTTGAAGATACGCTCGTTAAGGTCACTTGACAGGATTATGTAATTCTACAATTCTTTCCAAATCTTCTACCAAATGTTTCGTTATCTCTTCGGTTATGGGTACAAAAAACCTCTGAAATCTTTTGATTCTCAGAGGTTTTTGATTTTTAGGGGATCAAAAAGGTGATTAAATTTTTTAAAAGAAAAATTTGTATTCCAGAGTCTTAGTATATTATTTCATTTAAGATTATAGCATCAAGAGATCATCTTTATTGTTTAAGAATCCAAATTTGAATACTTACGAATCCATTTATAAAGAGTAGTTTTAGGTATCTTATAAGTACTTACTACTTCAGGTTTTGACATTTTGCCACTGTCTATCCTTTCTAAAATGAATAATATCATTTCTTTAGTATAAATATTTTTTCTAAAGACAGGCGTGTTTATTCTTTTGATATCGCTCCCCATATTCCTTTGTGGGGAAAATAAAATAAGATGCTGAGAGTAAAGTCTAAAAAAATCGTATTTCAATAGCTTACTCCACTTCAATAATAATTCTGTAGAAAGATGTTCTTGATTGAACATTTCTTCTATTTCTACAACAGGTTTACTAAAAAATGTTGAAATACGGGAATACTCTATTTCATTTTTCACAATTTCACTCTTAATCAAAGAACCAATATGTATATTTTTAAAGTTCATGGCATAAATTGACTTAATTATTTATTTTTGAATACAATCCTAATAAGTAACCTAAATAATACTTGATCGTGTCTATATTATTTTTATTTTTTTCATCATGTTTTTTTAATTTGTTAGATCTACACTTCTCCTTAAATCTTATATTTTTTCTTCCAGGCAGCTACTGTATTCCTACTCAATTTAAAATGCAATGCTAATTGTGAATTATTAAGTTTTTCTTCTCTTTGATACTTTAACATTTCAAATATGCTTTGCTTATCGTAAGATTTATGTTTTTGATCATTAAATTTATTGTTTGGAAAAAGTACATTATTCAATTGAATAATATCTAAGCTATTCAATGTTTTTTTATTAAAAAAATCTTGGCATTCATTCAATTTTAAAGGGAATTTCTCTGAGATCAAATCCGTATAAATCTTCTTATAATCAGGGCACATAGGTCATTTTTTTCATAGAGTAATTCATAGTTATTAGTTTTTAATATATACTCGATTTTGTGTTTTTACAGTACAGAAATACTATGCGCAAATATATTTCAATAAGGTATTTCATGAAATAACAGATATCTGTCATTTTAGAAAATTACACATTTGAAGAGCATTACTGTAAAGACTAAATTAACCTAAAAATTCATCCCTATTTTCTAAATTTGTTTTTATTA
This region of Chryseobacterium vaccae genomic DNA includes:
- a CDS encoding transposase yields the protein MNFKNIHIGSLIKSEIVKNEIEYSRISTFFSKPVVEIEEMFNQEHLSTELLLKWSKLLKYDFFRLYSQHLILFSPQRNMGSDIKRINTPVFRKNIYTKEMILFILERIDSGKMSKPEVVSTYKIPKTTLYKWIRKYSNLDS
- a CDS encoding helix-turn-helix domain-containing protein, which encodes MCPDYKKIYTDLISEKFPLKLNECQDFFNKKTLNSLDIIQLNNVLFPNNKFNDQKHKSYDKQSIFEMLKYQREEKLNNSQLALHFKLSRNTVAAWKKKYKI